The sequence below is a genomic window from Lolium perenne isolate Kyuss_39 chromosome 7, Kyuss_2.0, whole genome shotgun sequence.
ACGTAAGATATGTCATATGGTGCTAATTCGATAGTCCATTGAGATACTCTGCCTATGGTATCTGGATTGGTGAGTATGTTCTTTAATGGAGCTTCAGTGACAATGATTATCAGATGTTCATCGAAGTAGTTCCGTAGTTTCCGTGTTGTTCTCCATATGGCATACGCCAGCTTCTGGTGGTCAGGGTACCGCTGCTTCGCCGGTGTGAGtacctcgctgaggtagtaggCGGGGAACTGCACACCGTTAACTTTTCTTGCTTTCGAACGCTCGACTATGAGCACAGTGCTGACGACTTCACAGGTTGCAGCGATATAGAGTAGCTTCGGGTCCTTGTCATGTGGAGTTACAAGAACCGCGGAAGTCGATAAAACTTTCTCTAGATTGTCGAAAGCTTCTTGTGCTTCGACAGTCCACTCGAACTTCTCTga
It includes:
- the LOC139833541 gene encoding uncharacterized protein codes for the protein MKKSEKFEWTVEAQEAFDNLEKVLSTSAVLVTPHDKDPKLLYIAATCEVVSTVLIVERSKARKVNGVQFPAYYLSEVLTPAKQRYPDHQKLAYAIWRTTRKLRNYFDEHLIIIVTEAPLKNILTNPDTIGRVSQWTIELAPYDISYVNRTTIKSQILPDFFVDWIQPQILAAPDMSGSWTMYFDGSKRSTGA